GCAGCCTATAAATTGTTTGCTCCCTATCCTGAAGTTTTAGAATTTGAAGGTATACCTAATTGGATTCGAGCCAAAACTATATATTCTCCTGGTTTTTCTCGATATTCACAGCGAACAATCACAAAATCTGCTGCTAGAGAATCACTAAATATATCTCCCCAACAGAAGGTGGCTTTGGTGCTAAATGGCAAAGGCGGTAGCAGACATTCTCTGGCTGATATTACTGCTGCTGCGCTAGCTACACCAGCATTGCTATGGTTAATAGTGGGCAAAGTTAAACATGATTCTGATGTTTTACCTGACAACGTTTCTGTTGTGGGGTGGTGCGAGGATACCTATATTTATCTTAAAGCTGCCGATGTAGCGATCGCTTCTGGGGGTCATAATACCGTCATGGAAATTGGGACAGCGAAAATACCTTTCTTGTGTATTCCTGAAGCTAGACCTTTTAACGAACAGGTAATTAAAGCTCAACTATTAGAAAAGCTAAGTTTATGTTCGATGACAGAAGCTTTTCCCTGTAGTGATTCGATAGCCTTTACTCTAGAGAATTTAAACACAATCGATATTGATAGATGGGATCGGATCATGGCTGTTGACGGTGCAGCACAAGCAGCTAAAGCAATTAAATCTGAAGTGAAATTGTTAGCTAATTATTTAAACGTTTGTAATTTTGAAAACCACCAAGTTAACACAACTACCTATCAACTTTAGTGATTTTTTAAACAAGTCTGTATTTCTGTTTCTGTAGGATATTTAATAATTTCTATTTGATTATCTTGTAGGCTAATATATCCCATCTCAGCAAACTGATTGAGCCATTTTTTCATTGGTAATATTTGCCATTTACGATAAAAAAACTGAGCATTACTGACTATTTCCTCTAGATGATTTAATGGAGGAGTATAGGATGGATGAAACTGATGATAGGCTAAAGCACTTATTTTATATAAGGGTATATGTTGCGATCGCATTCTGAAAGCAAAGTCAGTATCTTCACCTCCATAGCCACGATATCCTGTATCAAAACCACCAAGATCAAAAAAGGTTTTCTTTTTGATGCCAAAACATAAAGACCAAAACAATTCGTAAGGATGCAATGCTTTATTCTTCTTAGTAACTTCTTTTCTCTGTAGTTTGTGTGGTGCAGACTGTTTTTCTAAAGTATTATACGTCCATTGTTCTTGTTGCCAACCTGAAGCCAAATAACGAACCGAACCTTGGTATAGTGCATCTTCTTTTTCTAAATGATGATTAAAAACCTCAATTAAATTAGGATGGCTAATACAATCTATATCAAGAAAAACCAACTTGTCCCCTTTAGCAATTTCTGCGGATTTATTTCTAGCTGCTGCTAAAGGTAGAAAATTATTATTTGTATTAATAGCTGCTGTCTTGATCGGAAAAGTTGCTAGTAATTTGGGAAGTTCGTCGTTCATGGTAACTATTACTAGTTCATTGAATAAAGCTGTAGAATTAGTTAATCCTTTGATTAAATTTTTTAAGTGTAATTTTCTGTTGGCATAAATAGTACATACAGAAATATTATTCATTTTTATAAAAGCCGTCAGCAATTAATAATTAGCTGTTAACTGTTGTTTTTTACAATATATTTATATTAGATACAATTGATTGACAGCGCATACTCGACCCTAGCGCGAATAGCTGCTTCTGGTTCACTATCAATCAATTTCTGAAAGGCGATCGCAATTTCTGAGAGCAATTCTGGTTGACTTTGGGACAAGGTATTACTTAAAGCCTCTAAACCCACTACCGCAGCGTAGCGCACTACCCACTCGCCATCTTCTGTAGCTAGAAGTAGAGTTTTAAGCACCTTTTGTTGGGCGGGGATAGCCTGACTCTCAGGCAGCTTTGACCAGAGAATGCTGCCTAAGCCTTTGGCTGCTGCACGACGCACGCTTTGAGAAAAATCTGAAATTGCAGCCTCTAGTAATAAATCTAAAGCAGCAGGATCGCCAATACCTGCAAAGACTCTAGTTGCCCAAGCCCTTGCACCATAATTATATCCATCCAGGTTTTTGAGTAAATAAGGAACTACAGGTTCGCCAATTTGAATTAAACCATCTACCGCAGCCACTGCTGCACCAGGGTTATTGAACCCTAAAACTTCTACTAAAGTGGGTATAGCAGCGTGATCGCCTACTTCGGCTAAGTTTTCGACAGTTTCTAAGAGTAAATCGGCTGAGTCGGCTTTATTTACCGCATTAATTAGTTGATGAACATCGGACATTGGCAAATTAAGGCTGATTGAAATTTTAAAATCTGAGATCTAAGGAATAATTTTACTATTTTGAGTGTACTAAGTATATCAAGGCGATTTTAGTCACAACATTAAAAACTAAAACGCATAAATATAGAACATCCAATCTATAAATATATACTGACTTTCATAATAAATTTATAAATAGCGATGTGTCCTCGCGTTAAATCCCGCCCTAAAAAGTGATTACACTAAATGCCAAAATGGTTACAAATATCAGGCATTCTCGGCATTTTTTCAAAAAAGAACTCATAAGAAACTTTTCTTTGTTATTAATTAGTACATTTTTATATTTCCCTTAATTAATTGGAGAATTAACAACCTTTGGTATTAAAATAATCCTCAAAGAAATATCTATCGAGTCCGAATATTTTTTGCTCAGTTTATTAACATAACTTTTACTTCATTCCCTTTACCAATGAACCTTTGATCGATAGGCGCGATCGCCAGACCATTAGTCTGTGCCAAATTAATTAAGTTACCTGAACTATGGCTACCACCAGCTAAAGCAAATTCATATTTACCATTTACTAAATGTAATTGTCCCCAGAGATAGGTTTCTCGTTTGCCAGCAGCTTTTAAATCGTGCCGGGTAATAGCATCAACAAACTTAGGTTGATAGTTATTTTGTCCTGATAGTTTTTTTAGTGCAGGTTGGACAAAACGCCAGCAGCTAACTAAAGCCGAGACAGGATTACCTGGAATGCCAAAATAGAGACAGTTATTATCATCAAAGGTGGCTACAGTTAGAGGCTTACCTGGTTTAACCGCTACGCTGCGGATATGTAGTGTTCCGCCTAATTCTGCCAAAATACGGTCAACATAGTCATAATCGCCAACGGATACGCCTCCAGTGGATAAAACTATATCTGCTGATTCTATAGCTTGAGCGATCGCGCTTTTCAAAGCCTCTGGCTGATCTGGCACAATACCTAACTTGATAGGAATACCACCATTACTTGCCACAAAGCTTGCTAAGGCATACTGATTAGAATCTACAATTTGTCCTGGTTGCAGAGTTTGTTCGGGGGTGACTAACTCATCTCCAGTAGATAATATTGCTACGCGGGGACGACGATAAACCGATAACTTTGTACATTGTGCAGTAGCTAATACGGCAATTTCGGCTGCGCCAATTTTAATTCCCGCTTCTAATATTGGTGTCCCAGCTTGATAAAAAGCTCCCTTGTGTCGCACAAACTCTTGAGGTTCGGGTGCAGCTAAGATAGTAACTTTATCCGCTTCTCTTTGGGTATTTTCTTGAATTACAATAGTATCAGTTCCTTGAGGCAGCATTGCGCCAGTAAAGATACGAGCAGCCTGTCCTGGCTTGATATCTACTTCAGGGCGATCGCCCGCAGCAATTTCGGTAATAACATCTAAGTGTACAGGATTCTTTTCATCACAAGTTTTCACATCTTCATAACGCACTGCATAGCCGTCCATTGCCGAATTATCCCAGTGAGGAAAATCTAATTTCCCGACAATAGGTTTAGCTATAGTTCTTCCCTGAGCATTTTCCAAAGTAACCGTTTCACTATCATGTTCAGTTAGAACCTGAACTAAATTGAGAATAATATCTTCAGCTTCTTTAACAAGCAACATAAAACAATAAAGCTTAGAGTCCCAAAGGACTTGTGTGCATGGAGTCGGCAAAACAATACAATTGAAAGAGGAATACCGACTGGACATCTGTGCAGCTTCCTCTAGTTCAAACTTAAGCAAATTATAGCAATGAGCAACATACAGATAGAATCAGACCTTAAAGAAATCCTTAATAAAAACAAACTATCTTAAATCATGTACGACGATTATCGACTTGATAAACCTGATTATAAAAAATATCCTAAAGTTCCCATAGTTAGACGAGTATGGGCATTTGCGAGCGACTTTCTGAGCATTTGGTTTATAAGCTCCTTTTTTGCCTCTAATCTGTATGTTCAGTGGCTGGTATTTTTACCCCTTTGGTTGATTATGCGAGTGCTGATCGTGGAAAAAAATAAAGGTCAAAGCTTGGGCAAATGGGCATTTGATATCAAAGTCATCGATCCGCGCTTTAATCGAGTCCCCGATTTGATGAGCTTATTAAAACGAGAGATAATGGTAGGTGTGTTTGCAGCTTTGGCGATCGCAGGATTACAAAATTTTACGAATGGTTTGTCTGTATTGCTTCTGCTTAGTCCTTTGGCGATAGATTGCTCTATATCCTTACTAGATGAAGAGGCGAACTTAGCTGGGCATGACCGAGTGGCACAGACTTTTATGGTACAAACAGAAAGAGGTTTTTCCTTAGACTTAAGACTTAAAAAAATATTTGGTCAAATTCAGCGTAGTATGCGAAAATAGTAAGCTGCGTGTCAATACCGCGATTAGAGATGCTTTCTAACCGTTGGTCAGTATATAAGTAGACATAAAAATATATAGATAGATAATCCCTGAGCAAAAATCATGGCAAGCAAGAAAGGCGTTCGGATAGTTATTACTTTAGAATGCACGGAGTGTCGCACCAATACCAATAAGCGATCGCCTGGTGTATCTAGATATACCACAACCAAAAACCGTCGCAACACTACAGGCAGAATGGAATTGAAAAAATTCTGTACTCATTGCAACACCCACACTGTTCATAAAGAAATTAAGTAATTTCTTGAACTAAATCAACTGAATAACTTATTGAATCATCATGGCATATTATCGTAAACGTCTTTCCCCCATTAAACCTAGCGATCCTATCGATTATAAGGACATAGAATTGCTGCGTAAATTTATCACTGAAAGAGGCAAAATTTTGCCCCGTCGGATCACTGGTTTGACTGCACAACAGCAAAGAGATTTAACTGTGGCGGTAAAAAGAGCCAGAGCGATCGCTTTATTACCTTTTGTAAATGCAGAAGCTTAAATAACCCTTATTTTTGCAGTTTAATGGCAATAAAAAGTCAACGAAAAGTAAACTAAAGCAAGTAAAATAGAGTTTACTGTCGTAATCAAGTACAAAGCTGGTGGAACAAGGAAAGCTGATTGAATTCAGAGTGCAAGGAGAACGTCGTCTTGCAGTTGCCGAAAGACCAGAAGGAAAAAAGGATTGGATCGTAGTTGATGCAGGGGGACAATCTCACAAGATACGTCCCCAAAGAGTTGATTACACCGTAGAAGGAGTTCTTTGTGAACCTGCGGAGATCCCCAGCTTCTTAGCAGAAGCTGAATCTTATTTAGACCCTGATAGTCTAGAAATAGCCTGGGAAGTATTAGTCGAAGATAGCAGCACCGTTACTCCACAACAAATGGCGGAACTGTTATTTTCCGATCAAAGTCCAGCACCTTGTTATGCTGCTCATTCTCTTTTGAGTCAAGACAAAATATATTTCAAGCAAAAAGCCGATCGCTACGAACCAAGACCAGAATCTCAGGTTGAAGAGATTAAGCACCAGCTAGAGGTTCAAGAACAAAAGGATCGTCAGAAAGAAGAGTTTGTTACTCATGTCAAAGAAGCTCTAGAAGGAAAAGAAATTGCATGGAGTGAAAGCGATCGCCTTCGTTTAGAATCGATTGAAAAACTTGCCCTTCAAGCTGACAATGCCCCTAAAGCTGTCCAAGAAATACTTAAAGAAGTTGGCAAAAATTATGATGCCCAGGCAGCTTTTCAATTATTAGTGGATATAGGATGGTGGAGTGAGCATGAAAATTTATTTTTGCGTCGCAGTTCTTATCCGATAAACTTCTCTAGAAAGGTGCTTGATGTGGTGCAGCCTCGTCTTCAATTAGATCCCGCCGAAGCCGACGACAATCGTTTAGATTTGACTTATCTCAAAGTTTGTACCATTGATGATGAAAGCACCACTGAAATAGATGATGGTCTGAGCATCGAATATTTAGCTAATGGTACAGCCAAAATTTGGGTTCATATTGCCGATCCGACTCGCTTAGTTGAGCCAGAAGATGAACTAGATTTAGAGGCTCGTCGTCGTAGCACTAGCCTTTATTTGCCTACAGGCATGGTTTCTATGTTCCCGACGGATTTAGCAACAGGACCAATGAGCTTGGTAGAAGGACAAGTGTGCTGCGCTCTCAGTTTTGGGGTGGTGCTAGATCAAACAGGAGGAATTCAAGAATACGAAATTCATTCAAGTTTAATTAAGCCCACTTATCGTCTTACCTACGATGATGTGGATGAGATGTTGCAGCTAGGAATACAGAATGAACCCGAAATTCCCGATTTGGCTCAAAAGTCACAGTTAAGAAGAGAATGGCGCAAATCTCAAGGCTCGATTCAAATCAAAATGCCAGAGTCAGTTATCAAAGTTAAAGATAACGAAGAAGTAACTATTGAACTGATTGATAGCTCTCTCTCGCGTCAGCTAGTTGCGGAAATGATGATCCTAGCAGGTCAGATTGGCGGGAAATATGGAACAGAACATAACTTGCCTTTGCCCTACAGAGGTCAGCCACAGCCAGAATTACCCTCAGAAGAAGAGTTGCTCCAACTTCCTCCAGGGCCTACTCGCTTTTGTGCTTTGCGTAGCTGTATGCCTCGTAGTGAGATGAGTATGTCGCCGATTCGTCACGCTAGTTTGGGTTTAGATAGCTATGTTCAGGTAACGTCGCCGATCCGCCGTTATACAGATCTTTTAGCGCATTTTCAAATCAAAGCTCATCTCCAAGGCGAAGAATTACCTTTTTCACGCGAAGAATTACAGGAAATTGTCTATAGCGTTAGCAGTTCATCCTATGAAGCAACTTTAGTAGAGCGTCAAACTAACCGCTACTGGGGACTAGAATATCTGCGACGTAACGCCGAATGCGTCTGGGATGTCTTGGTCTTGCGCTGGCTAAGGGAAGATGAAAACTTAGGTCTGGTTTTAATTGAAGATCTGGGTATGGAATTGCCCCATCGCTTCGATCGCCCTGTAGCTTTAGGCGATCGCTTAGAAATGCAGGTGACTCGTGCCGATCCTCAACGAGATGAAGTACGATTTAGAGAGATAACCGAAGCAGAAATTCAGGCAACCTCATCTTAATTTAGGGGCTGACTTAGAGAATGAACATATTTGAAAGCTTGAAGATGGCAACTTCTACTCTAGTTGCCAATAAGATGCGTAGTAGTTTGACAATGTTGGGCATCATTATCGGCAACGCTTCGGTAATTGCCATGGTGGGAGTAGGACAAGGGGCAAAAAATCTAGCTTCAGAACAGTTTGAATCCCTCGGTCCTAATGTGATGTTTGTCTCAGCAGGATCGTCAGAAGAGAGACGCACTACCTTTAGCCAACCAAAAACTCTAGTTTGGGATGATGCGATCGCCATTGCCGACCAAGTACCTAGCGTTAAAGAAGTTGCTCCCCAAATTAGTGCCAATAGCCTAATTACCTATCGTAATCGTAACAGCAGCGAACAAGTAATAGGTACTACCCCTGAATATTTGACGGTCAGAAGTTTTGAGGTGGATCGAGGCAGATTCTTTAATGATGAAGATGTCAAGCGCAATCAGCGAGTAGTGGTTTTGGGTTCAGAAATAGCCGAAAGGTTCTTTGGACAACAAAATCCTTTAGGTAAGAAGATGAAAGTCAAAAACATTAACCTGGAGGTGATTGGAGTCTTAGAAGCTAAAGGAGCTTTTTTGGGTAGCAATCAAGACCGCACCGTATATATTCCCCTGACCACGATGGCAAGTCAAATTGTCGGCGATACTTCTCCCTATGGGACTCAGGTAAGCGTTATTTCCATTGCTGCTAAAGATGAAGATAGTATTCGTGCCGCCAAGCTACAAATTGAAAATCTTTTGCGGTTGCGTCACAAAATTACTGGTCAAGATGATTTTAGCGTTGGTACCCAAAAAGACGTATTACAGATTGTGGATACTATTACCAGTGGTTTAACTGTCTTGCTGGCTGCGACTGCCGCTATTTCTTTGCTAGTCGGCGGCATTGGGGTAATGAATATTATGCTGGTAGCGGTAACAGAAAGGACAAAAGAAATTGGCTTGCGTAAAGCGATCGGTGCCAAGGAAGGAGATATCTTGTGGCAGTTTTTGATTGAAGCAACAATTCTTTCGGCAGCCGGTGGCGCGATCGGTACTGTAGTTGGTGTCACAGGAATTGTTTTAGTGGGTACATTTTCTCCCCTGGCACCAACTATTTCTCCAGTAGCCATTGTACTTGCTGTGGGGGTTTCGGGAATAATTGGTCTTTCTTTTGGAGTTTTCCCTGCTAGGGCAGCAGCCAAGCTCGATCCTATAGTTGCTTTAAGAAGTATTTGAAGAATTTCTAGCTAATAGATCAATCATCTAGTATCGCTTCGCTTTTTGTAGAAAGTAGGAAGTAGGGGCGAACGGCTGTTCGCCTGTAGGGAAGTTAAATATGGTTAGGGTTTCAAATTAAATAAATGGCGAATTCATTTACGTCCAAGTCTACTAGATTAAGCATATAAATATAAAATCATTCGCTTTTCCTGATACTTTATAGAATATGCTACTTTTCGCTTAAATTAGTATTTTTTAATTCAACATAATTTAGAATATTATTTTAAGATAAAGTTTTTTATTTAAGGTTAGGAAAGAGAATCTTTACTGCTAAAGCTGCATTTAGCTAACGAAAGAATCAATAAATTATGTTAATTGAAGTGTGATGAGCGATATTACTGAACATAAACTGACTTCACGGAGAAAACCTAGGCAGGTTACCAATCAGGATCAACCGCAAAACACAGCACAATATGTCGAAAAGCTAGAGACTTTACTGAGTCTAGTCCCCTATTACCTGTTTGTAGTAGACGTATCCACCAGAACTATTTCCTTTTCAAATAAGGCTTTAGCAAAAAGTCTGGGCTTAGTCGATCATCAAGTCGCAAAAGGGAAAGCGATCGCCGAATGTTTTTCGCCAGAATATACTCGCCAAATAATTTGGCAACAGCAACAGGTATTGACCCATAACAAGGTGTTTCATTTGCAAGAAGAAGTAAAACTTGCCGATGGAGTTCACTATTTTGATACTACCGTAACGCCGATTAAGAATGATGAGGGAGAAATATATGCACTACTTCATACCCTTAATGATGTTCAAAATATAGCTGCTACTCAAAAAGCTCTTTCACAGCGTAGTCTTCAGCTAGAGGCTGCCAATAGAGAATTAGAATCTTTCTCCTATTCTGTATCTCACGATTTACAGTCACCCCTGAGAATTATAAATGGCTTTAGCCAGGTGCTGTGGTCAACGTGCCAGCCCGATCTAAACGATCACGCCAGACACTATTTGGAAAGGATTCAAGCCAACAGTCAAAAGATGAGTAATTTGATAGACGCTTTATTGGAGTTGTCTAGGGTAACTCGCAGCGAAATGAAGTCGATTGAGGTTAATCTTAGTCAGATTGCCCAGAATATTATTGAAGAGTTGCAAACACAAAATCCCGACCGCCAGGTAGAAATAAAAATTGCTCCCGATCTTAAGGCACAAGGAGATCCTCAATTACTTAAAATTGTCTTAGATAATTTGCTCCATAATGCCTGGAAATACACCTCCAAGCGATCGCTGGCAAAAATCGAATTTGATGTTTTGACTGCCAATGGAGAACAAACCGCTTTCTACGTGCGGGATAATGGTGCGGGTTTCGATCAAGACTATGCCGATAAGCTATTTACTGCTTTTCAACGACTCCATAGTCAAGCAGAATTCCCTGGGACAGGCATCGGTTTAGCTACCGTACAGCGCATTGTATATCGTCACGGGGGTAAGGTCTGGGCAAAAGGAGAATGCGATCGCGGGACAACAATTTATTTTTGTTTGTAGTAGGGGCGATTCGCCCTTCGGGTTCGGCAGTTGCTTCAACAGCGCGATTATTCAAGCGGAACTAAATTCCGCGAATCTCGCGCTCAAGTCGGTGAAACCGATGGCGGCTTTTGGGTCAGAAGATTCTGTCCCAACCTCGACAGTTTGCTCAACGGGGGGAACCCCCGCAACGCAACTGTCTCGCAAAACGCGCCTTCCCAACGCACTGCCTCACGAATCGCCCTTACATTGCGAATCGCCTTTACATTCTTAATTTCTTGTATCTAGCTAGTGCCTGAAGAGGAAAGTATTGTTGATAAAGATGATATTTCAAATAAAAGTGGCAGGGAAAACCAGTACCTGTAAACCGATCTTCTTCCCAAGTGCCATCTGAGCGTTGTGTTTGTAGCAAATATGCTATCCCTTGAGCAATGGCTGGCTGTGCTGTAAACTGGGTTGATTCTGCTGCTGCTATCAAACCAATTAATGCCCAGGCTGTTTGCGAAGCGGTACTAATTCCGATGCCTTTTAAACTTGGATCATCATAGCTAGCACAGGTTTCGCCCCAACCACCGTCGAAATTTTGACAGCTAACTAACCAAGCTGCGCCTTTCTGAATCTGAAACTTGCAGCGTGTGGGTGCAATGAGACTCAGGGCAGATAAGACCCCGCTTGTACCGTAAATATAGTTGACCCCCCAACGTCCAAACCAGCTACCGTCGGTTTCTTGCTCTTTAACTAAATATGCGATCGCTTTTTGAACTTGCCCATCATCCATTGATAGACTGCATTCTCCTAACATTTCTAATACCCTGGCGGTAACATCAGCAGTATTAGGATCGATCATGGCTTTTAAGTCGCCATAGGGAATTGAGTTAATCCAATCTTGGTCGTTATCGAGATCGAAAGCTGCCCAGCCTCCAGGTTTACACTGCATAGTTGCTATCCAGTTAAGGCAACGGGCGATCGCTTTTTGTTTCTGTGCTTCATTAGTAAGCTTGACTTGAGATAAGCCCATGACCACCACCGCCGAGTCATCTAAATCGGGATAAAAGCGATTATCAAATTCAAAAGCCCAGCCACCAGGAGTTATATCTTTGTTTTTTACTGCCCAATCGCCATAATCTAAAATTTGCTTATCTAGTAACCATTCTCCTGCCTTGACTAAAGCTGGATGGTCGGGGGCAATTCCTGACTCTACCAAAGCGCGTAAACACCAGGCAGTGTCCCACACAGGAGAAATACAGGGCTGAAGACGATAACTGTTTTCCGTTTCTATGGCAAAATTATCAACGGCGGTTAAACCTCGCTGAATAACTGGGTCGTTGACATCGTAATCTAGAGTGCGTAAAGCTAAAAGAGAGTTAAGCATAGCAGGAATAATTCCGCCCCAGTCGCCAGTCGCCTCTTGTCTTTCTAAGATCCATTTTTGTGCAGCAGCAATTCCCTCTGACCGCCAAGGTACTAAATTTAAATTCTCAGCTAGTTTAAAAGCATTATCTAAAGTTAAGAATATGTCCGTCCAGTCGTTACTGCGGGGTAATTCGTAACGCACATTAGCAATTCCCTCCGCGTATAATTCATCTAAGTTAATCGGCGTATCCAGCTTAAATACAGGCTTGCGATCAAAGACAATTAACAAAGGTACGGTGCTACCCCTTGCCCAGCTAGACATTTCGTAGATTGTGAAGGGAGATTGTTCTGGCAGAAGCATAATCCAGGGAGGAATTGAGGGTAAACCTTGCCAGTCATAGCAACCAATCAAAGCCAGGTGCAGCTTTGTAAAGATACGGGTTTGGCTAATGCCACCCTGCTGGAGTATAAATCCCTTGGCTTTAACCAAGGCAGGATCGGCTGCCGATACGCCCAACAAACGCAGTGCCATATATGATTCTACCGAAGTAGAAAGATCGCCCCCATCAGCATAATATAGTTCCCAGCCACCATGTTTGCGCTGTTGCGATCGCAAGTATTTCTCGGCTTTAGCTAGAGGTCTAGTCTTATCTGTCTGCCAAATCTTATGCAGCAAGACAACTTCGGAGGTAATAGTAACGTTAGACTCCAATTCTCCCCACCAATAACCCTCTGAATGCTGGAGAGCAAGTAAATGCTCTTGACTACGAGCGATCGCCTGTTCTAACTTTGGCTTTGTTAGCTGATTTTCTCTCGACGCTACCATTTTATAACACCCTAAACTTTAGAAAAAATAGCACATATAGCCGTACAAAATTAGGTGAGGACACAAAAACTATTAAGTAGGAAGTAGCGCGAAGTTGCGTTGCGGGGGTTCCCCCCGTTGCGAGACAAAACCGTTGCGGGGGTTCCCCCCGTTGAGGTTATTGTCGAGGGCGAGCAAACTTCGTAAGAAGGAAGTAGGAATTTACGAAATGTCAAACAAGTTTTTAGTTGTTAGTCGTTAGTTTTTAGCACTACCAAATTAACTACTAGCCAAGGGGTACCCCCCGCAGGGACTAATTACTAATTACTAATTACTATGAGCAGTATTACTTCTGATTTGAGACATTAAATCAGCAACGCCGTAAAATACAGCTATTCACCAAGTTATAAATAACTCAATATAAGTCTAATGGAAGAACTTATACAGCTACGAGAAAGCATCGAAAAACATGACTTTGTGACGGCTTTGCAAATTGTTGATGAGTTAGACGAAATGTCTGTAGAAGCTAAATTCAACAAAATATTTAGTTACATGGTTGTATTGCTTCTCCATTTAATCAAAGAAGAGGCTGAAAAACGATTGACTAAATCTTGG
This DNA window, taken from Pleurocapsa sp. FMAR1, encodes the following:
- a CDS encoding glycosyltransferase, translating into MLSEWVGKTNPTAVIVDVSAEITQYLRFLGVPVIAVRQHGDRTDYPHLAGYDAAYKLFAPYPEVLEFEGIPNWIRAKTIYSPGFSRYSQRTITKSAARESLNISPQQKVALVLNGKGGSRHSLADITAAALATPALLWLIVGKVKHDSDVLPDNVSVVGWCEDTYIYLKAADVAIASGGHNTVMEIGTAKIPFLCIPEARPFNEQVIKAQLLEKLSLCSMTEAFPCSDSIAFTLENLNTIDIDRWDRIMAVDGAAQAAKAIKSEVKLLANYLNVCNFENHQVNTTTYQL
- a CDS encoding glycosyltransferase family 2 protein, translated to MNNISVCTIYANRKLHLKNLIKGLTNSTALFNELVIVTMNDELPKLLATFPIKTAAINTNNNFLPLAAARNKSAEIAKGDKLVFLDIDCISHPNLIEVFNHHLEKEDALYQGSVRYLASGWQQEQWTYNTLEKQSAPHKLQRKEVTKKNKALHPYELFWSLCFGIKKKTFFDLGGFDTGYRGYGGEDTDFAFRMRSQHIPLYKISALAYHQFHPSYTPPLNHLEEIVSNAQFFYRKWQILPMKKWLNQFAEMGYISLQDNQIEIIKYPTETEIQTCLKNH
- a CDS encoding HEAT repeat domain-containing protein; translated protein: MSDVHQLINAVNKADSADLLLETVENLAEVGDHAAIPTLVEVLGFNNPGAAVAAVDGLIQIGEPVVPYLLKNLDGYNYGARAWATRVFAGIGDPAALDLLLEAAISDFSQSVRRAAAKGLGSILWSKLPESQAIPAQQKVLKTLLLATEDGEWVVRYAAVVGLEALSNTLSQSQPELLSEIAIAFQKLIDSEPEAAIRARVEYALSINCI
- the glp gene encoding molybdopterin molybdotransferase MoeA, with the translated sequence MLLVKEAEDIILNLVQVLTEHDSETVTLENAQGRTIAKPIVGKLDFPHWDNSAMDGYAVRYEDVKTCDEKNPVHLDVITEIAAGDRPEVDIKPGQAARIFTGAMLPQGTDTIVIQENTQREADKVTILAAPEPQEFVRHKGAFYQAGTPILEAGIKIGAAEIAVLATAQCTKLSVYRRPRVAILSTGDELVTPEQTLQPGQIVDSNQYALASFVASNGGIPIKLGIVPDQPEALKSAIAQAIESADIVLSTGGVSVGDYDYVDRILAELGGTLHIRSVAVKPGKPLTVATFDDNNCLYFGIPGNPVSALVSCWRFVQPALKKLSGQNNYQPKFVDAITRHDLKAAGKRETYLWGQLHLVNGKYEFALAGGSHSSGNLINLAQTNGLAIAPIDQRFIGKGNEVKVMLIN
- a CDS encoding RDD family protein, which produces MYDDYRLDKPDYKKYPKVPIVRRVWAFASDFLSIWFISSFFASNLYVQWLVFLPLWLIMRVLIVEKNKGQSLGKWAFDIKVIDPRFNRVPDLMSLLKREIMVGVFAALAIAGLQNFTNGLSVLLLLSPLAIDCSISLLDEEANLAGHDRVAQTFMVQTERGFSLDLRLKKIFGQIQRSMRK
- the rpmG gene encoding 50S ribosomal protein L33 — encoded protein: MASKKGVRIVITLECTECRTNTNKRSPGVSRYTTTKNRRNTTGRMELKKFCTHCNTHTVHKEIK
- the rpsR gene encoding 30S ribosomal protein S18; its protein translation is MAYYRKRLSPIKPSDPIDYKDIELLRKFITERGKILPRRITGLTAQQQRDLTVAVKRARAIALLPFVNAEA
- a CDS encoding ribonuclease R, encoding MEQGKLIEFRVQGERRLAVAERPEGKKDWIVVDAGGQSHKIRPQRVDYTVEGVLCEPAEIPSFLAEAESYLDPDSLEIAWEVLVEDSSTVTPQQMAELLFSDQSPAPCYAAHSLLSQDKIYFKQKADRYEPRPESQVEEIKHQLEVQEQKDRQKEEFVTHVKEALEGKEIAWSESDRLRLESIEKLALQADNAPKAVQEILKEVGKNYDAQAAFQLLVDIGWWSEHENLFLRRSSYPINFSRKVLDVVQPRLQLDPAEADDNRLDLTYLKVCTIDDESTTEIDDGLSIEYLANGTAKIWVHIADPTRLVEPEDELDLEARRRSTSLYLPTGMVSMFPTDLATGPMSLVEGQVCCALSFGVVLDQTGGIQEYEIHSSLIKPTYRLTYDDVDEMLQLGIQNEPEIPDLAQKSQLRREWRKSQGSIQIKMPESVIKVKDNEEVTIELIDSSLSRQLVAEMMILAGQIGGKYGTEHNLPLPYRGQPQPELPSEEELLQLPPGPTRFCALRSCMPRSEMSMSPIRHASLGLDSYVQVTSPIRRYTDLLAHFQIKAHLQGEELPFSREELQEIVYSVSSSSYEATLVERQTNRYWGLEYLRRNAECVWDVLVLRWLREDENLGLVLIEDLGMELPHRFDRPVALGDRLEMQVTRADPQRDEVRFREITEAEIQATSS
- a CDS encoding ABC transporter permease, giving the protein MNIFESLKMATSTLVANKMRSSLTMLGIIIGNASVIAMVGVGQGAKNLASEQFESLGPNVMFVSAGSSEERRTTFSQPKTLVWDDAIAIADQVPSVKEVAPQISANSLITYRNRNSSEQVIGTTPEYLTVRSFEVDRGRFFNDEDVKRNQRVVVLGSEIAERFFGQQNPLGKKMKVKNINLEVIGVLEAKGAFLGSNQDRTVYIPLTTMASQIVGDTSPYGTQVSVISIAAKDEDSIRAAKLQIENLLRLRHKITGQDDFSVGTQKDVLQIVDTITSGLTVLLAATAAISLLVGGIGVMNIMLVAVTERTKEIGLRKAIGAKEGDILWQFLIEATILSAAGGAIGTVVGVTGIVLVGTFSPLAPTISPVAIVLAVGVSGIIGLSFGVFPARAAAKLDPIVALRSI